The genomic interval AAGCTCCGCTGGGACGCATCGAAGGGGGACGCTGCGCCACGGGGATTATCGGTGCGCCACCCTCCCGGGTTGTGTGTCAGCGAACGAAACCTGGGCGAAGCCCGGCAAGGCCCTTGCTACGGGATGTTTCATCCGCGCCTGGCGCCTGCCTTCCGGAGGCATCCGTGTCGATGTGCCGCAGTTCCGAGTTCGATTTGCTTGTTTCACGTGCCGTGACGCTGTTCCCAGAGGACACCGTGCTCTCGGCGCTCCAGGTGATGCACCGTCACGGCGTGCACGTGCTCCCGGTGGTGGACGGGCGGGACGGAGCGTGGTTGGGCGAGGTGTCCCAGCAGGAGCTGCACCGGTTGTCTGGCTTTGCGCCCTTGGCAAGGTTGGCTGAAATTCTGACCGCCCGGGCCCTGGCGGAGACGGAAGAAAAGACGGCCGAGCCGCTGGCTCTGTCGCAGCCCCGGTGGCTGCACTGAGTTCCCTCCGAGCCCGGGGGCGGGCTTGCCGCCAGAGGGTGTGGGTGCGGACGGGCGGGCGGGGGCCTGGGTGTGTGGAAGGGCCGCGAGCCGGCTCGCGAAGTGACTGGGGGCTGGCTGACGGCTCGCACCGAGGGGTGGGCTCAAAATCCCACGCGGAGGTCACAGCCTGTTTCCGGTGGCCCCGGGCCAGCTTGGCACTCGATTCCCCGGGGGACGGAGGAGGCTTGGTATGAAGGCAGTGGCGATCATCCTCGCATCGGGCGAGGCCCGGCGGATGGCCCACCCCAAGGCGCTCATCCTGCACGAAGGAGACAAGAGCTTCCTTCAGTCGCTGGCGTCGACCTTTGGAAAGGCGAGCTGTCAGGTGCTGGGTGTCGTGGGGAAGGACGCGGAGGCCGTGCGCGAGCAGCATCCGGGGCTGGACCTGGTGGAGTCCGAACAGTGGCGGGACAGCCAGATGGCGTCGGTGAAGGTAGGGCTGGAGGCGGCGCTGGAGGCGGGGGCGGACGTGGTGCTGTTGCACCCCGTGGACATGCCCGCGCTCCGGGCCACCACGGTGAAGTCGTTGCTCAAGTTGATGGGGGACGCGGACGAGGCCCTGCGCCCCGAGTTCGAGGGGGCACCCGGCTGGCCGGTGTTGCTGTCTCGTTCGTCGGCGCAGCGGCTGCATGACGCCGACGGCGACCAGCTGGAGGCGGTGCTCAAGGGCATGAAGGTGCGGCGTGTGCCCATGAAGGACCCGGGCGTGATTGTGAACATCAACGGGCCGGAGACG from Myxococcus stipitatus carries:
- a CDS encoding CBS domain-containing protein, which codes for MCRSSEFDLLVSRAVTLFPEDTVLSALQVMHRHGVHVLPVVDGRDGAWLGEVSQQELHRLSGFAPLARLAEILTARALAETEEKTAEPLALSQPRWLH
- a CDS encoding nucleotidyltransferase family protein — encoded protein: MKAVAIILASGEARRMAHPKALILHEGDKSFLQSLASTFGKASCQVLGVVGKDAEAVREQHPGLDLVESEQWRDSQMASVKVGLEAALEAGADVVLLHPVDMPALRATTVKSLLKLMGDADEALRPEFEGAPGWPVLLSRSSAQRLHDADGDQLEAVLKGMKVRRVPMKDPGVIVNINGPETYERLFGSEPKLAPPPKRRGSGKRGSPALTTVTDIGGGSGSVPMAAASDD